In one Drosophila albomicans strain 15112-1751.03 chromosome X, ASM965048v2, whole genome shotgun sequence genomic region, the following are encoded:
- the LOC117576886 gene encoding peroxiredoxin 1 produces MPQLQKPAPEFSGTAVVNGQFKDIKLSDYKGKYLVLFFYPLDFTFVCPTEIIAFSEHAAEFRKINCEVVGCSTDSQFTHLAWINTPRKQGGLGSMDIPLLADKSMKVARDYGVLDESSGIPFRGLFIIDDKQNLRQITINDLPVGRSVEETLRLVQAFQYTDKYGEVCPANWKPGQKTMVADPTKSKEYFETTS; encoded by the coding sequence ATGCCCCAACTTCAGAAGCCCGCTCCCGAATTCTCCGGCACCGCCGTCGTCAATGGACAATTCAAGGACATCAAACTGAGCGATTATAAGGGCAAATATTTGGTGCTCTTCTTCTACCCCCTGGACTTTACTTTCGTCTGCCCCACCGAGATTATTGCATTCTCCGAACATGCAGCTGAATTCCGTAAAATCAATTGCGAAGTTGTCGGCTGCTCCACAGACAGCCAGTTCACCCATCTCGCCTGGATCAATACGCCACGCAAGCAGGGCGGCTTGGGCAGCATGGACATCCCCCTGTTGGCCGACAAGTCGATGAAGGTGGCCCGCGATTATGGCGTTTTGGATGAGTCGAGTGGCATCCCATTCCGCGGTCTCTTCATCATCGATGATAAGCAGAATTTGCGCCAGATCACCATCAATGATTTGCCCGTGGGTCGCAGCGTCGAGGAGACATTGCGTCTGGTTCAGGCCTTCCAGTATACCGATAAATACGGAGAGGTGTGCCCAGCCAACTGGAAGCCCGGACAGAAGACCATGGTGGCTGATCCCACCAAGTCTAAGGAGTACTTTGAGACCACATCCTAA
- the LOC117565478 gene encoding ribonuclease P protein subunit p20: MMDNSNPTIERGAKPRNNNRRNYNPQRANPNHRVVRKQPPRAAATDNRHNIYITSKTDFRAQQKRCEDLLNSGAKEIYLHCMGYSITRGLNLALRLIQNSEGALSYVINTSTIKLLDELHPLCDEDDLTFRQRNNSALHIKIYNSSLFDIVVPQLPVPANLPAHDQHQPKTKQQTHRKQQQQQQKQRQQK; the protein is encoded by the exons atgatGGACAACAGCAATCCAACAATTGAGCGCGGTGCAAAGCCTAGAAACAACAATAGAAGAAACTACAATCCCCAACGTGCCAATCCCAATCATCGTGTGGTTCGTAAACAACCTCCGCGTGCAGCTGCCACAGACAACAGgcataatatttacattaccAGCAAGACGGACTTTAGA GCACAACAGAAGCGATGCGAAGATCTGCTTAATTCGGGCGCTAAGGAAATCTATCTGCATTGCATGGGATATTCGATTACACGTGGTCTCAATTTGGCATTGCGTTTAATTCAGAACTCGGAGGGCGCTCTAAGTTACGTGATAAATACGTCGACAATTAAGCTGCTGGATGAGCTGCATCCGCTGTGTGATGAGGATGATTTAACGTTTCGTCAGCGCAACAACTCGGCGTTGCACATTAAGATCTACAACAGCAGTTTGTTCGATATTGTGGTGCCCCAATTGCCAGTGCCAGCAAATTTGCCAGCTCACGATCAACATCAGCCAAAGACAAAGCAGCAAACACAccgcaagcaacagcagcagcaacaaaagcaaagacaacaGAAGTAA
- the LOC117572263 gene encoding 40S ribosomal protein S15Aa, which yields MVRMNVLADALKCINNAEKRGKRQVLLRPCSKVIIKFLTVMMKHGYIGEFEIVDDHRSGKIVVNLTGRLNKCGVISPRFDVPINDIEKWTNNLLPSRQFGYVVFTTSGGIMDHEEARRKHLGGKILGFFF from the coding sequence ATGGTGCGTATGAACGTTTTGGCTGATGCCCTTAAGTGCATCAACAATGCTGAGAAGCGCGGCAAGCGTCAGGTGCTGTTGCGCCCCTGCTCCAAAGTCATCATCAAGTTCCTCACTGTGATGATGAAGCACGGCTACATTGGCGAATTCGAGATCGTTGACGATCACCGTTCCGGCAAGATTGTCGTCAATCTGACTGGTCGTTTGAACAAATGCGGCGTCATCTCGCCACGCTTCGATGTTCCCATCAATGACATTGAGAAGTGGACCAACAATCTGCTGCCCTCTCGTCAGTTTGGCTACGTCGTGTTCACCACATCCGGCGGTATTATGGATCACGAGGAGGCCAGGAGAAAACATCTGGGAGGCAAAATCCTTGGATTCTTCTTTTAG
- the LOC117565436 gene encoding uncharacterized protein LOC117565436 isoform X2, whose protein sequence is MSAYKMETAPFDPRFPNQNVTRYCYQSYVDFHRCQKKRGEDFAPCNYFKKVYKTMCPNAWVEKWDDQRESGTFPGRI, encoded by the coding sequence ATGTCCGCCTACAAGATGGAGACCGCCCCCTTCGATCCACGTTTCCCCAACCAGAACGTGACACGCTACTGCTATCAATCGTACGTGGACTTCCATCGCTGCCAGAAGAAGCGTGGCGAGGATTTCGCTCCATGCAACTACTTCAAGAAGGTCTACAAGACGATGTGCCCCAATGCCTGGGTTGAGAAGTGGGACGATCAGCGCGAGAGCGGCACATTCCCGGGTCGCATCTAA
- the LOC117573966 gene encoding beta-parvin, protein MSTLNRPKSPHTPTTIKKGEKEDSFWDKFSTLGRKRGTREVKKVQEEGKYAIDSPGSPNQYDIPPEDYALREHEQRAVIDPQSISDPEVLKLQKILIDWINDELAEQRIIVQQLDEDMYDGQVLHKLWEKLTGKKLDVPEVTQSEQGQHEKLNIVLKAVNHTLGFHQKIPKWSVASVHSKNIVAILHLLVALVRHFRAPVRLPENVFVTVVIAEKNAGVLNAQKFLEQITSEYDDLGMRCEKDAFDTLIDCAPDKLAVVKKSLITFVNKHLAKLNFEINDLNKDFRDGVYLCLLMGLLGGFFVPLHEFHLTPQDVDQMVNNVAFAFDLMQDVGLPKPKARPEDIVNMDLKSTLRVLYSLFTMFRDYA, encoded by the exons ATGTCGACATTAAATCGCCCCAAATCACCACACACGCCCACCACTATTAAAAAGGGCGAAAAGGAGGATAGCTTCTGGGATAAATTCAGCACACTCGGTCGCAAACGCGGCACTCGAGAAG TCAAGAAAGTCCAGGAGGAAGGTAAATACGCCATCGACTCGCCCGGTTCTCCCAATCAGTATGATATCCCACCCGAAGATTATGCGCTGC GCGAACATGAACAACGCGCAGTTATCGATCCACAATCGATAAGTGATCCCGAGGTGCTAAAACTGCAAAAGATTCTTATTGATTGGATCAACGATGAGTTGGCAGAGCAGCGCATTATTGTCCAACAGCTGGACGAAGACATGTACGATGGCCAAGTGCTGCACAAGCTGTGGGAGAAATTGACAGGCAAGAAGCTGGACGTGCCCGAGGTGACTCAATCCGAGCAGGGACAGCACGAGAAGCTCAACATTGTCCTGAAGGCCGTCAATCAT ACACTCGGTTTTCATCAGAAGATACCCAAATGGTCGGTGGCCAGCGTGCACTCCAAGAACATTGTGGCTATCCTGCATTTACTGGTCGCTCTAGTGCGACACTTCCGGGCGCCCGTCCGTCTGCCCGAAAATGTTTTTGTCACTGTGGTCATTGCCGAGAAGAATGCCGGTGTCCTTAATGCACA AAAATTCCTGGAGCAAATCACATCGGAATACGATGATCTGGGCATGCGTTGTGAGAAGGATGCGTTTGATACGCTGATTGATTGCGCACCCGACAAATTGGCCGTTGTCAAGAAGTCGCTCATCACGTTCGTCAATAAGCATTTGGCTAAGCTGAACTTCGAGATCAATGATTTGAATAAGGACTTTCGGGATGGCGTCTATCTGTGTCTGTTGATGGGACTGCTTGGCGGTTTCTTTGTGCCGTTGCATGAATTCCATTTAACGCCGCAGGATGTCGATCAGATGGTGAACAATGTGGCGTTCGCCTTTGATTTGATGCAGGATGTGGGActgccaaagccaaaggcacGGCCCGAGGACATTGTCAACATGGATCTGAAGTCAACGTTGCGTGTTCTTTACAGTCTGTTCACCATGTTCAGGGATTATGCCTGA
- the LOC117565436 gene encoding pre-mRNA-splicing factor 38B-like isoform X1 — MSAARLPYYQQQTSDQRRRSSSRGRHSSKRRSVERRRHSRSRSRSRSVEQRQQRRRHSREHDRDRDRHRRHHHRDSRDRSWERERDRERDRDSRDYGRRSSNHYQHDTRSRSRSATPPGTTSSASASASSSAARRQMQQQQQLLQPQQGIGHNKHKQMTDPRMLPTSVPGKKDNAMSAVGAYYNLDTDEPFDKERIHREIEEKLRETLAREGKVYPPPKAEPSHPVFANDGSFMELFKKMQEEQQRPHHQHHQQQQHQRQLDAATAAAAAAAAAASAAIMMSDQPQHHQHHQQQQHPQHPDVASPFGILPAIAVGAASSAAAPYIAAAAAGKSAPPPPMVGRRRGGKILKTGVVAKLKTPNERDVDPKDFWSLYLAEVNKYKSNACDTDNGKRPLVK; from the coding sequence atgtCTGCGGCACGATTACCGTACTATCAACAGCAGACGTCCGATCAGCgtcgccgcagcagcagccgtggACGTCACAGCAGCAAGAGGCGCTCCGTTGAGCGTCGTCGTCACAgtcgcagccgcagtcgcagtcgctccGTAGAGCAGCGCCAACAACGTCGTCGCCACAGTCGTGAGCACGATCGTGATCGTGATCGCCACcgacgtcatcatcatcgcgaTTCACGCGATCGCTCCTGGGAGAGAGAACGggacagagagcgagacaggGACAGCAGGGACTATGGAagacgcagcagcaaccattATCAGCACGACACGCGTAGTCGCAGTCGCTCTGCCACGCCGCCAGGCACCACTTCATCTGCCTCCGCCTCTGCCTCTTCGTCTGCTGCACGTCGccagatgcagcagcagcaacaactgctgcaacCACAGCAAGGAATTgggcacaacaaacacaaacaaatgacTGATCCACGTATGCTGCCCACATCGGTGCCCGGCAAGAAGGACAATGCCATGTCCGCTGTGGGTGCCTATTACAATCTGGATACCGACGAACCCTTCGACAAGGAGCGCATTCATCGCGAGATCGAGGAGAAACTGCGCGAGACTCTCGCACGCGAGGGAAAAGTATATCCGCCGCCAAAAGCGGAGCCATCGCATCCAGTGTTTGCCAACGATGGCTCGTTTATGGAACTCTTTAAGAAGATgcaggaggagcagcagcgtCCCCATCACCAgcaccatcaacaacaacagcatcagcgaCAACTCGATgcggcaacagctgctgccgccgcagccgctgcagcagcgaGCGCTGCCATCATGATGTCGGATCAACCACAACACCACCAacaccatcagcagcaacagcatccaCAACATCCTGACGTGGCATCGCCCTTTGGCATACTGCCTGCGATAGCTGTGGGCGCCgccagcagcgcagcagcgcCGTAtattgcagcagctgcagctgggaAATCGGCGCCACCGCCACCGATGGTGGGACGACGACGTGGCGGCAAAATACTTAAGACCGGCGTGGTGGCCAAACTGAAGACGCCCAACGAACGCGACGTCGATCCAAAGGACTTTTGGTCACTCTACTTGGCCGAGGTCAATAAATACAAGAGCAATGCCTGCGACACGGACAACGGCAAGCGGCCGTTGGTCAAGTGA
- the LOC117573975 gene encoding FAD-linked sulfhydryl oxidase ALR, with protein sequence MWKEFIRRHSYHSKVAPNREGARLIIRRLQKTVLRILRDPDSNMSRWSFQQQQQPQQQPPPAPEPQADGAQYNNNQTQHNNNNNSNRGTKQDSNCRTCNDFKSWSKQQRLISNTQAAKEKHMANEKLNVSNAGGLAAPREDCPLDKVRLGISTWGLLHTMAAFYSDNPTDTEKRDMRTFFEVLSRLYPCEYCAKDFRTDIEVNPVNVNSQKDLALWLCKFHNRVNDKLGKPLFDCSKVNERWRDGWLDGSCD encoded by the exons ATGTGGAAAGAATTCATTCGACGTCACAGCTATCACAGTAAGGTAGCTCCAAATCGTGAGGGCGCCCGATTGATAATACGCCGCTTGCAAAAGACTGTGTTACGCATCTTGCGTGATCCCGATTCCAACATGTCTAGATGGtcatttcaacaacaacaacaaccacagcagcagccaccgcCGGCGCCAGAACCGCAAGCGGATGGTGCAcaatacaataacaaccaGACGCagcataacaacaataataatagtaatcgAGGCACAAAACAAGATAGCAATTGTCGCACCTGCAATGATTTCAAGTCATGGTCGAAGCAGCAACGTCTCATCTCCAACACGCAAGCAGCCAAG GAGAAACATATGGCAAATGAGAAACTCAATGTGAGTAATGCTGGGGGATTGGCGGCGCCACGAGAGGATTGTCCACTGGATAAGGTCCGACTGGGCATCTCGACGTGGGGATTGCTCCACACAATGGCCGCCTTCTATTCGGATAATCCCACGGATACAGAGAAGCGTGATATGCGCACCTTTTTCGAGGTGCTCTCACGTCTTTATCCTTGTGAATACTGCGCCAAGGACTTTCGCACCGA TATCGAGGTGAATCCCGTGAATGTCAATTCGCAAAAGGATCTGGCATTGTGGTTATGCAAGTTCCATAATCGTGTGAATGACAAACTTGGCAAGCCGCTCTTCGATTGCTCCAAAGTCAATGAGAGATGGCGAGATGGCTGGCTGGATGGTTCATGTGATTAG
- the LOC117565490 gene encoding transmembrane protein 203 gives MFKLSELVRWLGLTEFEILVNLCGLLVFTITLAFKIAGTFNNLFPEMMNDWFSIFSPLFFIDICNAYFCVIVGIRMYLDSDNKRKALHRFMWSTYFLVLIAIFKYLLCLKLSGKTGLEYSEVFTPIFVLLQLVAVRACQLPNSI, from the coding sequence ATGTTTAAGCTATCTGAGCTGGTTCGCTGGCTTGGCCTCACCGAATTCGAGATTTTGGTGAATCTTTGCGGCCTCTTGGTCTTCACAATAACGCTGGCGTTTAAAATCGCCGGCACATTCAACAATCTATTCCCGGAGATGATGAACGATTGGTTTAGCATCTTTAGTCCATTGTTTTTCATCGATATTTGCAATGCCTATTTCTGTGTTATTGTCGGCATACGAATGTATTTGGATTCGGATAACAAACGCAAGGCGTTGCATCGCTTTATGTGGAGCACATATTTCCTTGTTCTGATTGCCATCTTCAAATATCTGTTGTGTCTCAAATTGTCGGGCAAAACGGGTCTTGAGTATAGCGAGGTCTTCACACCCATCTTTGTGCTGTTGCAATTGGTTGCAGTACGCGCTTGCCAGCTGCCCAACTCTATTTAA